A genome region from Tachyglossus aculeatus isolate mTacAcu1 chromosome 15, mTacAcu1.pri, whole genome shotgun sequence includes the following:
- the TRIM16 gene encoding tripartite motif-containing protein 16 has product MADVATDLWVGPGPQAPIPPGLDGPAQREGPGPPASRGEVEAGPQGAEEEVGALGDEGEVLCDFCLEDRVKAVKSCLVCMVNYCQEHLRPHQLNSKLHDHALAEPTKDRAVRACATHHAQLTHFCRLDQQCICEECRREDHLGHPADPLERARKEKEDELRRTQLDFDRRISTAENAIGRLQANTKSIVNSVSEVKAAAEEQFGELMGAVRKAQSEVLEFLEGKERAAVSHANGIRTHLENQCAQMGQSQRQLEGLAGLTNPVLFLEEYCKFKKSVEDSPVPSVYIGLKDKLSGIRTVITDSTALLVQQLQDYKGKLQEFAKEEEYEISTQVSAYVPRKYWVSYPEPVSRQEFLKYAHSISLDPDTAHRYLRLLEENRRVTNTTPWEHAYPDHPDRFEHWRQVLAKQSLYLHRYYFEVEVSGAGTYVGVTYRSIDRKGTESNGCISGNNFSWSLHWGGREFSAWHSDAELPLQAGPFPRLGVYLNYPGETLSFYGVSADAMTLLHRFACKFAEPVFPAFWLSKKDNSVRIVELTGDGQDSVASAPPDQLG; this is encoded by the exons ATGGCCGACGTCGCCACAGACCTCTGGGTCGGGCCGGGCCCGCAGGCCCCGATCCCGCCAGGCCTGGACGGTCCGGCCCAGAGAGagggccccggccccccggccagcCGAGGGGAGGTCGAGGCAGGGCCTCAGGGGgcagaagaggaagtgggggctctcggggacgagggggaggtccTGTGTGACTTCTGCCTGGAGGACAGGGTGAAGGCCGTCAAGTCCTGCCTGGTCTGCATGGTGAACTACTGCCAGGAGCATCTGCGGCCCCACCAGCTGAACAGCAAGCTGCATGACCACGCCCTGGCAGAGCCCACCAAGGACAGGGCCGTGCGGGCCTGTGCCACCCACCACGCCCAGCTGACCCACTTCTGCCGCCTGGACCAGCAGTGCATCTGCGAGGAGTGCCGCAGGGAAGACCACCTCGGCCACCCGGCCGACCCCCTGGAGAGGgcgaggaaggaaaaggag GATGAACTCCGCCGCACCCAACTGGATTTTGATCGAAGGATCTCGACAGCCGAGAATGCTATCGGCAGACTACAGGCCAACACCAAGTCCATCGTG AACTCCGTCTCCGAAGTGAAGGCGGCGGCGGAAGAGCAGTTTGGAGAGCTGATGGGGGCGGTCCGGAAGGCCCAGTCCGAGGTCCTGGAGTTCCTGGAGGGGAAAGAGCGGGCCGCCGTGAGCCACGCCAACGGCATCAGGACTCACCTGGAGAACCAGTGTGCCCAGATGGGGCAGAGCCAACGGCAGCTGGAAGGGCTAGCCGGACTCACCAATCCCGTCCTCTTCCTGGAG GAATACTGCAAGTTCAAGAAGAGCGTGGAAGACAGCCCGGTTCCAAGCGTTTACATTGGCTTGAAGGATAAGCTTTCCGGCATCCGGACGGTCATCACCGACTCCACCGCTCTGCTCGTCCAGCAGCTGCAGGACTACAAGGGGAAACTCCAGGAGTTTGCAAAGGAGG AGGAGTACGAGATCTCTACCCAGGTGTCGGCCTACGTCCCCCGCAAATACTGGGTCTCCTACCCGGAGCCTGTCAGTCGGCAGGAGTTTCTCAAGT aCGCCCACTCGATCTCGTTGGACCCCGACACGGCCCACCGGTACCTGCGGCTGCTGGAGGAGAACCGCAGGGTGACCAACACCACCCCCTGGGAGCACGCTTACCCCGACCACCCGGACCGGTTCGAACACTGGCGTCAGGTGCTGGCCAAGCAGAGCCTCTACCTGCACCGCTACTATTTCGAGGTGGAAGTTTCCGGGGCCGGCACCTACGTGGGGGTGACCTATCGCAGCATCGACCGGAAGGGGACGGAGAGCAACGGCTGCATCTCCGGGAATAACTTCTCCTGGAGCCTCCACTGGGGCGGCCGAGAGTTCTCCGCCTGGCACAGCGACGCGGAGCTGCCCTTGCAGGCCGGCCCCTTCCCCAGGCTCGGTGTCTACCTCAACTACCCCGGGGAGACCCTCTCCTTCTACGGCGTCTCGGCCGATGCCATGACGCTCCTCCACAGGTTCGCCTGCAAGTTCGCCGAGCCCGTCTTCCCCGCCTTCTGGCTGTCCAAGAAAGACAACTCCGTCAGGATCGTGGAGCTGACCGGAGACGGGCAGGACAGCGTGGCCTCCGCCCCGCCGGATCAGCTCGGCTaa